Proteins found in one Planococcus citri chromosome 2, ihPlaCitr1.1, whole genome shotgun sequence genomic segment:
- the bgm gene encoding very long-chain-fatty-acid--CoA ligase bubblegum gives MGSTDTTILQNGDSIHQNGKITQNGNVENFKNIDLKEINGGNTKIENPNNDVENEIRIEYNWPSGTGPDKLRPTDNIHTSVPDGCVKIRNSFEIDTKPISVPTLVNEAVERWGDLPALGTRIEGAGWDIVNFRQYREDVRTVAKAFIKLGLERYHSVCILGMNSKEWFYADIGAIHAGGFAAGIYTTNSPDACLHCLKTSYANIAVVENDMQLQKILKIRDQVPDLKAIIQYTGKPSDSSVLSWQDLMDIGSKESDEKLDEIIDSLAVNECCSLLYTSGTTSLPKAVMLSHDNLIFNAKMAAKYLDMEPGNERILSYLPLSHAAAQAADLFMGLVCGGCVYFGDKNVLKGSMVDNLKAMKPTILFGVPRVWEKIKEGLETAEKKSSRVKQFLFYHARAAGLAHYKAVSEGYVGESFSYKFFKRLVYGKVKEALGFDQCRTYLSGAAPIPTEVREFLTSLDMPVTEAYGMSETSGGHFISKSPDLDLNAIGRTFPGTRSKIDQPDENGNGEICMYGRNVFMGYLNDPEKTEEALDSDGWLHSGDLGKINKNSFLQITGRIKELIITAGGENVAPALIELAVKTEIPIISQAVIIGDRRKYLSMLATLKCVINMETGVPQDELSPESKVWLKSIGASQYKTVSEIVEKKPAEVYKAIEEGIKRVNDNAISQAQRIQKFTILPKDFSLATGELGPTMKVLKRIVFVKYEKEIEELYQ, from the exons ATGGGGAGCACCGATACAACCATTCTACAAAACGGAGACAGCATCCATCAAAACGGAAAGATTACCCAAAATGGAAacgtagaaaatttcaaaaatatc gatttgaaagaaattaatgGTGGAaatacgaaaattgaaaatcccaaTAATGATGTCGA AAACGAAATAAGAATAGAATACAATTGGCCAAGTGGGACAG GACCTGATAAACTAAGACCTACTGATAACATACACACTTCTGTGCCCGACGGATGCGTTAAAATAAGAAATTCTTTCGAAATCGACACGAAGCCTATATCCGTCCCAACATTAGTAAATGAAGCTGTGGAAAGATGGGGAGATTTACCTGCTCTAGGAACGAGAATAGAAGGAGCCGGATGGGATATCGTGAATTTCAG gcaaTACCGCGAAGATGTTCGAACCGTAGCCAAAGCTTTTATAAAATTAGGTTTAGAACGTTATCATTCAGTATGTATTCTGGGAATGAACTCGAAAGAATGGTTCTACGCAGATATAGGAGCCATCCACGCTGG CGGTTTTGCAGCCGGAATTTACACCACGAATTCACCAGACGCCTGTTTACATTGCCTGAAAACGAGTTACGCCAACATCGCGGTTGTTGAGAATGATATGCAgttacagaaaattttgaaaatccgtGACCAAGTACCTGATCTTAAAGCAATTATTCAATACACAGGCAAACCCAGTGATTCGTCAGTATTAAGC tGGCAAGATTTGATGGATATTGGGAGCAAAGaatctgatgaaaaattagACGAAATAATCGACTCGTTAGCTGTGAATGAATGTTGCTCTCTATTGTACACA TCAGGAACCACCAGCTTACCAAAGGCAGTAATGTTAAGTCATGATAATTTGATATTCAATGCGAAAATGGCAGCTAAATATTTAGACATGGAACCGGGTAATGAGAGAATTCTATCATATCTTCCACTTAGCCATGCTGCTGCtcag gctGCTGATTTATTTATGGGCCTTGTCTGCGGAGGTTGCGTTTATTTTGGCgataaaaatgtattaaaa GGATCAATGGTGGATAACCTAAAAGCTATGAAACCTACGATTTTATTCGGTGTTCCCAGAgtatgggaaaaaattaaagaaggTTTGgaaacagctgaaaaaaaatcatccagaGTCAAACAGTTTCTCTTCTATCACGCCAGAGCAGCAGGTCTCGCTCATTACAAAGCTGTATCGGAGGG TTATGTGGGAGAATCATTCtcgtataaatttttcaaacgtttagTCTACGGAAAAGTTAAAGAAGCTTTGGGTTTTGATCAATGTCGAACATATTTATCAGGAGCTGCGCCCATACCAACCGAAGTCAGAGAATTTTTAACCAGTCTTGATATGCCTGTGACAGAA gccTACGGAATGTCAGAAACTAGCGGCGGACATTTTATTAGTAAATCTCCGGATCTTGACTTAAACGCTATTGGTAGAACTTTCCCTGGAACTCGCTCGAAAATTGATCAACCTGACGAAAATGGAAACGGAGAG ATTTGTATGTATGGAAGAAACGTGTTCATGGGATACTTGAACGACCCCGAAAAAACTGAAGAAGCTTTAGATTCCGATGGATGGCTGCATTCTGGAGATCttggaaaaattaacaaaaattcgTTCCTACAAATAACTGGAAGAATAAAA GAGCTGATAATTACAGCTGGTGGGGAGAACGTAGCTCCTGCTTTAATTGAATTAGCcgtaaaaactgaaatacccaTAATTAGTCAAGCTGTCATTATAGGAGATCGTCGTAAATATCTTTCTATGTTGGCAACATTAAAA tGCGTGATAAACATGGAAACAGGAGTACCACAAGACGAATTATCACCCGAATCCAAAGTGTGGTTGAAATCAATTGGAGCCAGTCAATATAAAACCGTTTCAGAAATTGTTGAGAAGAAACCTGCTGAA GTGTACAAAGCCATCGAAGAGGGAATTAAACGTGTAAATGATAATGCAATTTCTCAAGCTCAAAGGATACAAAAGTTTACCATTCTTCCAAAAGATTTTTCACTAGCCACCGGAGAATTAG